The sequence ATATAAACCCCAAACCTTTAGCTCATTCCGATGAAGGCTATTGGAATAATAAGGCACTCCCCGAATAAAAGGGTCAATAGAGAGGAGTTTGAAGAGCTTTTGAGGAGTGCCGGCTACGAGATTCTCGCAATAGTTGAACAGGTTAGAGAGGAGCATCCAAAATACAACATCGGTCCTGGAAAGCTCCAAGAGGTAAAGGAGCTGATAAAAGAGCTCAATCCGGATAGGGTAATATTTGCAAATCCTCTGACACCTTCCCAGTCATTCAACATAACTAAAGAGCTTAGAATTGATGTAATTGACAAATGGCAGCTCGTTCTTGAGATATTCGAGAAGAGAGCACACTCAAAGGAGGCCAAGCTCCAGGTCGAGCTTGCAAACCTCCAATACGAGCTGCCCCTCGTAAAGGAAGCAATTAGGAGAATCAAGCTCGGAGATAGGGCAGGTTTTAAAGGTATGGGTGAATACCAGACGCAGCAGTATCTGAAGCACATTCGTTATAGAATGGGCAAAATAAGGAAAGAGCTGGAAAAGGTTAAGGCAGACAGAGAGGTAAAAAGGAAGAGAAGGGAAGAAGTGGGTTTTATTCTTGTTGCCTTGGCTGGCTACACCAACGCCGGAAAGTCCACCCTCTTAAATGCCCTCGCAGATGAAAACATAGAAGCAAAGACGCAGATGTTCACCACCCTCGACACGACCACAAGGAGGTTTACAATAAACGGAAAAAGAGCGCTAGTGACGGATACCGTTGGATTTATAGATGACCTCCCTCCGTTTATAGTTGAAGCGTTCCACTCTACATTAGAAGAGATAGTGAGAGCTGACATTGTCCTTCTCGTTTTGGATTCGAGCGAACCCTGGAAAGAGATAAAGAGGAAGTTCCTAGCATCTATAGAGGTCTTAAAGGAGCTTAAAGCCCTCGACAAGCCCATTTTGGTTGTCCTAAACAAGAAAGACCTCACGAGCGAGGAAGACATCTCAGACAAAAAGAGAGCAATTGAGGAGCTAGTCAACAGGAAGGGAATAACCATAAGCGGGATAGTTTCCGTGTCTGCAAAAGAAAGAGATTTGGAGGAGCTCTACAGCGCTCTTGAGAACTTGATGTTCACGCTTCCAAAATACAAGCTCTTTGAAATCCTTGTTAGGGAAAAAGAGAAAGTGCCCAAAGTGATGGCACTAATAAACTCCATTGGCGAGGTAATTGACGTAAAATACGGCGAGACAACGAGGATCTCAGCTTACATTCAGGTTGGAATGATAAAAAGCCTGACAAAAATGGGGATAGAGCTGAGGCATCCGAGCTGATTACTCTATTGGCACTCCATCTTTTGTTCTCGGAGCTAGCCACTTCATAAGCCTTTGCGGGTCTTTTGTCCTTATTGTTATCGTTATTGGGCCGAGAGGGGACTCTTCGTTAAAGTTGACCTTGCCAACGTATGCGACCTGCTTGTGCACCTTGATTATTATCTCTTCTCCGAAGTACCCTTCCTCCAGCATTGCCCTCGCTGTATCGAGAATCTGCTGCCCTCTAAAGAGCTCATATAGTCTTTGAAGTGCTCTCTTGTCCCTTGTCCTTCCGACTAAAATGATGTACTCTCCTTTGTCAAATGCCTCGAACTCGAGAGGTGAGACTAAGTTAAGCATAGCCCTCTTAACCTTCTCTATGTCCTCAGTGGGGTAAACGTAAGCTTCAACTTCAACTTCCTCAAACATCCTCATCACCTGTGATACTTAAGTGTGGGGTTTTTGAAGTTTTCCACCCTATTCACCGAAACCATTTTATCTATAATGAAAGCCATTTAACTTTGGTGAAATACATGGGAAGAATTGAAAGCATAAAGAAATATCTGGAGGAGAACGAGGTCGATGCCGCTTTAATAACAAGCGCCCCAAATCTCTTCTATTTCACAAACACCGCACCGCTCGTGGGTGGATACCTCGTGGTAACCCCAGAAGAAGAAACCCTACTTGTCCCAGAGCTTGAGTATGAGCAGGCAAAAGAAGAAGCCAGCGTTAGCGTTGAGAAGTTCAAAAAGATGGACGAGCTATACGAGTACCTTAAGCGCTTTAAATCACTCGCAGTTGAAGGCACAATGAGCTTATCCTTCAACAACACCCTAAAGGAGAAAGCAGGCATCAAGGAGTTTAAGCTCTTAGATGATGTAATAAAGGAGCTCAGAATGGTAAAAAGCGAAGAGGAAATAAAGATAATCGAAGATGCATGCAGATTAGCAGATATAGGCGTAATGACGGCCATAGAAGAGATAAGCGAAGGAAAGCGGGAGAGAGAAGTTGCAACCAAGGTTGAATACGTAATGAAAATGGAAGGCGCTGAAAAGCCAGCCTTTGACACTATAATCGCAAGCGGCTATCGCTCTGCCCTGCCGCACGGAGTTGCGAGCGACAAGAGAATAGAAAAAGGCGACCTCGTGGTCATGGATTTAGGAGCCCTTTACAGGCACTACAACTCTGACATAACGAGGACAATAGTAGTGGGAAGCCCAAACGAGAAGCAGAAGGAAATTTACGAAATAGTCCTTGAGGCACAGAAAAAGGCCGTTGAAGCTGCAAGGCCTGGAATGACTGCAAAAGAGCTCGATAGCGTTGCAAGAAAGATAATAGAGGAGTACGGCTATGGCGACAAGTTCATCCACTCACTCGGACACGGAGTAGGGCTTCAGGTTCACGAGTGGCCAAGGGTCTCTCAGTACGATGAGACGGTGTTAAAAGAGGGTATGGTAGTAACCATAGAGCCGGGCATCTACATTCCAAAGTTCGGCGGCGTCAGAATTGAAGATACCATAGTTATCACAAAGAATGGTGCGAAAAGGTTAACAAAGACCGATAGAGAGCTTATTTGACTTTTCTACCGCTTTAAATTCTTTTCTTCTCTCTTGAATTTCAAATAAACTCAATCCACTACTTCGCCCAGAAAGTACGTTGAAGTTGCTTTCGTGACTTTTACCTTCATGAACTCTCCAACTGGGGCTTCTGGTAAGATTATATCCTTATAGTTCATAGTTCTGCCTTCTATTCCTCCTTTCTTCCCCTCGCCGTGTGTCAACACTTCTACCTCTCTGCCCACATATCTCTGGTTTATCTCATAGCTTATTGAAAGCCTGAGCCTGTGTAAATAGCGGGAGCGTTCCTTTACCTTCCATCCTACTATCTGGTCTTTCATCCTTGCCGCTACCGTTCCAGGTCTCGGTGAGAAGCGTGAAACGTTTATCTTATCCGGCTTAATCCTCCTTATGAGCTCCACCGTGTTTTGAAATGCCTCCTCGCTTTCTCCAGGAAAGCCAACGATTATGTCGGTGTTGAGGTTAAGGTCTTTGATATGCCTTCTAAACTCTCTAACTATCTCTTCAAACTCCTCAACCGTGTAGGTTCTCCCCATTCTCCTCAGGATCTCGTTATCTCCGCTCTGCACCGGCAGATGCAGGAACTTGTAGATTTTTTCATCCTTGTAGGCATCTATCAGCTCGTCGAGTATTTTGATAGCATTGTTGGGGTTCATCATGCCGACTCTTATCCTAAACTCGCCCTCTATGGACGTGAGCTCATCCAAAAGCCTTGCTAAGTTAGTACCTATGTCAAACCCATAACAGCCAGTGTCTTCGCTTGAGAGCTGGATCTCCTTGTATCCCCTGGCTACGGCTTCCTTCACCCACTTCACAACAAGCTCAGGCTTGTAGCTCTTCAAAACTCCCCTTGCTAATTTTGTGGCACAGTAAGTGCACGCGTTCAGACAGCCCTCGCTTATGGGAACTACGAAAACAACCCCTCCTTTCCACACCCTCGGAAGCTCAAGCTTGTCAATGCTTCTCTCTTTCCACCCTTCAACGCTGATTAGCTTTTCTCCTCTTTCGGCGA comes from Thermococcus aggregans and encodes:
- a CDS encoding tRNA (N(6)-L-threonylcarbamoyladenosine(37)-C(2))-methylthiotransferase — protein: MRVHIETYGCTRNKADAEIMEALLLKAGYEITDLDSADYIIVNTCAVKDPTEKHMTRRIKELLDSGKKVIVTGCLPHVNLKAIDERVSAVLGVKSIDRIAEAIELAERGEKLISVEGWKERSIDKLELPRVWKGGVVFVVPISEGCLNACTYCATKLARGVLKSYKPELVVKWVKEAVARGYKEIQLSSEDTGCYGFDIGTNLARLLDELTSIEGEFRIRVGMMNPNNAIKILDELIDAYKDEKIYKFLHLPVQSGDNEILRRMGRTYTVEEFEEIVREFRRHIKDLNLNTDIIVGFPGESEEAFQNTVELIRRIKPDKINVSRFSPRPGTVAARMKDQIVGWKVKERSRYLHRLRLSISYEINQRYVGREVEVLTHGEGKKGGIEGRTMNYKDIILPEAPVGEFMKVKVTKATSTYFLGEVVD
- the hflX gene encoding GTPase HflX, with amino-acid sequence MKAIGIIRHSPNKRVNREEFEELLRSAGYEILAIVEQVREEHPKYNIGPGKLQEVKELIKELNPDRVIFANPLTPSQSFNITKELRIDVIDKWQLVLEIFEKRAHSKEAKLQVELANLQYELPLVKEAIRRIKLGDRAGFKGMGEYQTQQYLKHIRYRMGKIRKELEKVKADREVKRKRREEVGFILVALAGYTNAGKSTLLNALADENIEAKTQMFTTLDTTTRRFTINGKRALVTDTVGFIDDLPPFIVEAFHSTLEEIVRADIVLLVLDSSEPWKEIKRKFLASIEVLKELKALDKPILVVLNKKDLTSEEDISDKKRAIEELVNRKGITISGIVSVSAKERDLEELYSALENLMFTLPKYKLFEILVREKEKVPKVMALINSIGEVIDVKYGETTRISAYIQVGMIKSLTKMGIELRHPS
- a CDS encoding RNA-binding domain-containing protein gives rise to the protein MFEEVEVEAYVYPTEDIEKVKRAMLNLVSPLEFEAFDKGEYIILVGRTRDKRALQRLYELFRGQQILDTARAMLEEGYFGEEIIIKVHKQVAYVGKVNFNEESPLGPITITIRTKDPQRLMKWLAPRTKDGVPIE
- the pepQ gene encoding Xaa-Pro dipeptidase PepQ codes for the protein MGRIESIKKYLEENEVDAALITSAPNLFYFTNTAPLVGGYLVVTPEEETLLVPELEYEQAKEEASVSVEKFKKMDELYEYLKRFKSLAVEGTMSLSFNNTLKEKAGIKEFKLLDDVIKELRMVKSEEEIKIIEDACRLADIGVMTAIEEISEGKREREVATKVEYVMKMEGAEKPAFDTIIASGYRSALPHGVASDKRIEKGDLVVMDLGALYRHYNSDITRTIVVGSPNEKQKEIYEIVLEAQKKAVEAARPGMTAKELDSVARKIIEEYGYGDKFIHSLGHGVGLQVHEWPRVSQYDETVLKEGMVVTIEPGIYIPKFGGVRIEDTIVITKNGAKRLTKTDRELI